The window AGCATGGTGTCATGCTGTCCCGGTTGCCATTTCCAGGCAGTGATCGTGTATGATCATCAGCATCGGGTGCGAGTTTTTTCCCCGTCTCGCCCCCAGCGGTTGGTTGGCTGTGAAACCGGATTTTGCCTTAACAAGAACTATGCCATTGTGCGCGATATAAAAATGGTTTGTTATTCCCCCGTGTTACCTCCTTTGCCAATAGAACGATCATTGGTGGGTCGTATGTGTTTGTCTGAAAAAAAAGACACCCTGCTTCTGGTAAGAGATAGTTGTCCCGAAAAACGGCTTTGCCTCAGGCCTAAACCGTGTGGGTGCTCAAACCGAGTCTGCTGAGAGTCTGAAAAAACAGACTTGTCACCGGTGAATGCTGTTTCATATAACAAAATGAGTGCACAAACAATAGCTAAACAAGCCCCGGTTGCCCAAGGCTGGCTGGCGTGCCGAATACTACACTATACTGCCCCAAAATTACAGGCTGATATTATTCTTTTTCAGCAGGGCATAGAAATGGGACCGTGAAAGGCCCGAAAGACGTACAATCTCCTGCACGTTCCCCTCTGTTTGCGCAATAATGGCCTCAATATACTTGCGTTCCATCAAATTCTTGAAGTCCTTCAACTCGGGAAGCGGGCCCTGAAGCAGGGTATCCGCGCAGGCCTCAATGTCCATTTTTTCAGACATGGCCGCTTCAGCTGCGTCACCCTGCAAGGCTCCTGCACGTATTGGGGCGGGAGTTTCCGGTTCTGAACGGTCACTCCGGGGCTGCACATCGGTGCGGCCGCCGCAAGGGGAACCGCCGCGGGCGAGGTTGGCTTTGGCAATCTTGATGCGCAGATCCTGCGGCAGATGCATGGCATAGAGCATGGACTCCATGCCCGAGGCCACAAAGGCGCGTTCCAGCACGTTGAACAATTCGCGCACGTTGCCGGGCCACTCGTAGTTTGAGAGCATGGTGAAGAAGTCGGACGAAAACCCCTTGTTGGGCACTCCGTACTGCTCGCACAGCCTGTTGACGTGGAACATGGCCAGCGGCTTTACGTCCTCGCAGCGCAGACGCAACGGGGGCAACTCTATGTGCATGGTCTTCAGGCGGAAAAGCAGGTCCTTTCGGAATTCGCCACGCTCCACCATTTCATCCAGATTCTTGTTGGTGGCCGAAATGAGGCGGAAATCACTTTTCACTTCCTGGGTACCGCCCACAGGGCGGAAGACGCGTTCCTGCAGGAAGCGGAGGAATGATTTCTGAATGGACAGCGGCATTTCCCCCACTTCGTCGAGGAACAGGGTGCCCTTGTCGGCCACTTTGACCAGCCCGTCCTGATCCTGCTGCGCGCCGGTAAAGGCGCCCTTCTTGTGCCCGAACAGCGTGGATTCCACGAGGGTTTCCGTCAATGAGGCACAGTCCACTACTACGAAGCGGTTGTTTCTGCGCAGGCTGTTGGCATGCACGGTGCGGGCAGTGAGTTCCTTGCCGGTACCGGTTTCGCCGGTGAGGAGCACGTTGGCGTCCGTCATGGCGGCCTGTGCAACCAGGTTGAAACAGTTGCGCATGGCGTCGCTGGAACCGATGACGTTTTCGAGGTTCAGTGCCACAGGCGCGGAGCCCTTGCTCTGCTTTTCTTCGCGGTACTGCAGGGCACGCTTGAGGGTCAGCGTCGTCTGCTTGATGGGGGTGGGTTTGACCAGAAAGTCCCATACGCCGCCCTGAATGGCGAGTTCGGCACCGTCGGGGTCGCCCTCGCCTGTGAGGATGATCACTTCTGGGGCATCCGGTGTGCTGCGTATCTGCGGCAGGGCGGTTAGTCCGTTGCCGTCGGGCAGACGGATATCCAGAAACACCACGTCAAAGGCTTCCTCTTGGATGGCTTTCAGGCCGTCGGCAATGGTGTGCGCGGCACGGCATTGAAAGTTCAGGCGGGCCAGAAGGCTCTGGATGGTCTCACAGATGTGTCTGTCGTCATCGATAACAAGGATGTTGGGCATGGTGTTCGGGCGGGTTACGAAATGTTGTGGCGCTGCAGGTACTCTTCGAGACTTTGGTGGTACTGTCACTCATCATCAACGGAAACGCTGTTTTTGTCCAGTGTCTGCAGCCCTCTGCGGGCGGAAGAGACGCGGACAACGGGTTACTGTGCTGTCTGTTTTCCCAGAATCCTGTGAATGGCATCCGCCAGCGTGACCTTGTTGTAAGGTTTGTTGATAATGCTGCGGATGGCCGGAATGGCACCTGCACCCTGGGATGCTACATCGCGTCCCGAGACGAGGATGATGGGAACACCGGTGGCAATTACGGCGGCTTCCTCCGCAAGTTCAAGTCCGTTGATGTCAGGCATGTCGAAGTCCGTGATGATCAGATCCCACGCCTGCGGTTCGCTGCGCAGCAGTGCAAGGGCGTCGCGCGGGTGTCCTGCGGCATGAACGGAGTAGCCCAGACTTTCCAGTACGCGCGGAATGGTGTCCAGCTGGTCTTCGTCGTCCTCCACGAACAGGATGCGGCCTGCACCGGCCACAGGCGTGCCATGGGGACCGTCGTCCGGGGCTTCCAGCTGCTCTATACCGGGGAGGTATATCTCAAAGGCGGTGCGCTGGTTCGGTTTGCTGTTGACCAAAATGCCACCCCGGTGCGCCTTGACTATGCCGTGGACCACGGCCAGTCCCAGACCGGTGCCTTCGGTCTTGCCCTTGGTGGTGAAGAAGGGGTCGAATATTTTGTCCAGTATTTCCGGAGGAATGCCGGGGCCATTGTCTGCAACGGTAATCATGAAATAGTTGCCTGCCATCACGTTGAGCAGCTTGGCATCTTCATCTTCCAGCCGGACGAGATCAAGGCTGAGCTCAAGGAATCCGCCCTGTTCCCGTAGCGCCTGAAAGGCGTTGGTGCACAGGTTCATCACCACCTGATGAATCTGGGTCGGGTCGGCATGGGTGATGGCCGGAAACATCGGCAGGCGTTCGCGGATTTCGATATTTCGCGGCATGGAGGCCTTGATGAGGCCCGAGGCTTCCGTAAGCACCTCGTTCAGGTTGGTGCTCATGAAGCCTTCCAGCGAAGGACGGCTGAAGGTGAGGATTTGCTTCACCAGTTGGCTGCCGCGCTGGGCTGCCTTGAGCGCCCGCACCATGTCGCTCCAGGTGAGCGAATCATCGTCAATGTCGGTCAACGCCAGCTCAACGGAGTTGATGATCGACGTGAGGATGTTGTTGAAGTCGTGGGAAATGCCGCCGGCCAGCGTGCCGATAGCTTCCATCTTCTGGGACTGCAGCAACTGGCGTTCCAGGTTGATGCGTTGCGTGATGTCTTCCGCCGCCGTAAGCAGGCCCACGACCTCGCCGTCATCGCCGTGCAGGGGCACGCGGTTGGTTTCCAGCCATACCTCGCCGCCGTTGGGGCCGGAGATGGAAAGCCGCGTCTGATACTGGGGGTTGTTGTCCGCCATAACCTTGGCTTCGGCATCGAACAGGGTCAGCGCCTCGTCGGGGTTGGGGAAGATGTCCTTGTTGGTTTTGCCGATGAGCGCATCGGTCTCTGTAACGCCGAAGAAGTTCATGAAGGACTTGTTGGCGCCCAGATAGCGTAGCGTTCTGTCTTTCCACGAAACCAGCTGGGGAATGTTGTCCAGCACCAGCTGGAGCATGCGCTCCGACTCGCGGCGGGCTTTTTCGGCCCGTTTGCGCTTGGTCACGTTTTCGGCAAAGCCTTCCAGCAGATCCACATTGCCTAACCTGTCGCGGATGATTCGGATGGAAATGTTGGCGATGAGCGGGGCTCCGTCGCGTGTGGTAAAGGCCTTTTCAAAGGTCCGGATTTCTTCGCTTGTGCCGGATTCGTCTGTCAGCTTCAATTCGCTGATGAACAGGCGGGGCACCTCGGGCACGCTTTGCAGCAGGGCTTGCGGCGAGTCGTAGCCTGCCATCTGGGCAAGGGCGGGGTTGATGTCCACAAGGTCGCCGTCCGGCTTGATACGGAAAATGCCGAGGGGGGAGTTTTCAAAGATGGAACGGTATTTCTCTTCCGCTGCGCGCAGGCTGTCTTCAGCCTTCTTGCGATCCGTGAAGTCGAAGATGATGCCCACGAGACCGGCAATTTCCTTTCTCGCGTTGATGTTGGTTGCCTTGTGCAGGATGATGTTGTGCGGCAGGCCGCCCAGTACCCCGCTGGCCGGAGTGATGGTCTGCTCGTAGATCTCCACCCCTGGTTCGCGCAGCAGTACGCTGTCCACCGAGTCATGCAGCTGCGACAGGCCCAGTCCCTGCAACTGCCATTCGTTCCGGTTGAGAATCTCTGCACGCGAGACGTTGAAGAAGCGTTCGAAGGCAACGTTGCATTCCTGATACCGTCCGTACTTGTCCTTGGAGTAGAGAGGGATGGGGATGGTATCCATGAGCAGCCGCAGAAAGGAGAGCTGGTCCTTGATCTTCTGTTCAACTGACCGTTTCTCCAGTACGTTCATAACCAGCAGCACCAGCGTGACGGTCAGGATGACGAGACTGACGATGATGGTCCAGAAGACCTGTTTGTTCAGTTCGTAGAAGCGGCTGGGCGCGTTGATGACGATGGAGCCTTCCGGCAGCTTGCGTTCGCTTACGTGCATACGTTTGAGCTCGTTGTAGTCGAACTCCCAGGGCTCGTCGCTGTGCTTGACCACGGGAATGTCCTGCGGGCGGGTGCCGGAAAGCACCTCAAGGGCCAGCCGTGCGGCAGCAGCGCCGTGCGCCTCGCCGGAAAGCAGCTTGCCGCCCACGATGCCGTAGCCGAGCAGAAAGGCCCAGTTGGAGTAGAGCGGTGCGTTGGTGTTGGCGCGTACCTTTTGCAGCAGTTCTTGTGCCGAATAGAATTGGCCGTCGATGTCGCGGTACATGGGGATGAAGTAGAAGAAGGTTTCCGGTCCGGCCTGTCGCACCCAATTGAGCATCTGGTCGAGATTGTATTCGTCCCAGAATTCGATCCGCAGCTGGTCCTTGAAGGCGGGCAGAGCCTGTTCAATCTGGGTGCGGATGGCCTTGCCGGTAACCGACTGGTCGCCGATGACCACCATGCGGTGCATGCCGGGATGCAGGCGCATGGCTGTTTCCAGATTGGCGGGAACGTCAAAGCTCTCGATGACGCCGGTGATGTTGCGTCCTTCTATGGTTTGGGGGGCGAAGTCGTTAACCCCGCAGAAGATAACCGGAACGCCGGGGAAGAGTTCCTCCCCATATTGCAGGATGAAGTCGTAGGCGATGTTGTCGGAAACGATAATGGCGTCAAAGCGTTTGTCCATGAACTTGTCACGGTAAAGACGGACAAGTGTTTGCACGGTTTCCTCGTAATGGAACTTCTTGGAGTCCATGTACTCGACCTGCAGCACGATGGCGTAGTCGCTTTGTTCCAGAGTATCCTTGATGCCCGTGAAAATGTTGTCAGACCATGAGTACCCGTTGTGGTACGAGTTCAGGAACAGAATGTTCTTGCGTATCTTCTGAGCGGCGGCCGGTGCCGGTGCGAGCACGGACAGAAAGAGCAGTATGACGGCCAGTGCTGCTGCGATGCCTGCGGGAACTCTCTGGGGGCGGACTCTTGTCACATGGGCCTCTGTACAACGGGGTTATAGTGGTGTCTGGGTGCTCAGACAGGCGATTCGGGCAAAAAAATATACCGTAGAGGTTCTGAGCGGGAACGCCTCTCCCTGTCGCCGGAGGGGCAGCCCTGTTATGACTTCTCGGTTTCTGCGGGGGATGATTCGTCTGCTTCGTCAAGCAGGCGTTCCGCTTCGGCGCAGGCTTCTTCCCATCCGCATCCGGTTATTCTATCGCAAATGCTTTCTCCGGCATAGCGGGCGGCGGCGCAAATCTGTGTGCGAATTTCGTGGGCATGATCCCGTATCCATTCCAGTCCGTGGCGGTTGTACCGCTCGGCAATGCCGTAGAGGATGGCGTTGTACAGGTGCAGCTTGGTTGCAGGAATCCTGTCCACGCCTATCAGCGTTATGACCTCCCACGGGAGATCAAGCTTTTCGAGTGTGCCCATGTGTCTATGTCGCGTGTGGTCGTGTGTTGCTTGATTGGCGGAAGTGACCGGCGCCCCCTGCCGGAGTCTTTCCGTACAAGGCATTATTGAAGCAGCACTATGGACTCGTCAAGTGACTTGCACGCGCGCGGTGCTGGTCTGTCGTGAGTCTGGGAGCTCGAAAGGGGGGCAGCGACAAGGCTACAAAATTGTAGCTACCTTGCCTTGCAGGGTATTTCCTGTAAATATGTGGGCATGAACAGCTCTATTGTAACAGAGAAGAACAGGGAAGAGTTTCGCTACATGCTCTCCGTGCTGGGCAGCGAGGCCGAGGTGTGGAAAAGCCTGCAGGCGCAGTTTGCCGTCTTGCACCAACGCACGCAGGCTGTGTTCGGCATCGGCGCGCTGGCCGTTTCCGTCACGGGCTTTTCCGGTCATCGCATAGTAGCGGCCGGACCCTGGAGCGGTTATCCGCTCATCATCGGACTGGTGTTCGTTCTTCTCAGCCTTGCTGTGGCCTTGTCCGGCGTTGTGCGGCTGCACTGGATTTCCGAGCTTCGCGGCGAGACCACTGCAGAGGGGCTGGCTCTGGTTATCGCCATGCGCAATCGCAAAACCCGCTTTTTTCTGCTGTCGTTGAAGATCGTGCTGTTCGGGCTGGTCTGGTACGTTTTTGCCGTGGCGGTGTATCTGATGCGGGCGTCGCTCGGGCAGATTCCGATCATATGAGGATGATGTATGGGGTTTTCCGATAAGCCGTTTCGAAATGCCGCGGAACATGGTGTCGATCAGGCGACCATGGACCGCGTCGTGAGCCTTTGTGACAGGCGGTTCCGCTATGCGGAGAGCGACCACCCTGTTTCCGGGGTTCTGTACGATATGGCTTTGCGCTGGTGCCTGCGCAATGTGTCCCAGTGTATCGCAATTCCTTCATCGCGCCCGGAGCAGGTAAAGGATACCGACCACGGTCCTGTTGACCCGCTGGATGTACTGCAGGGGGAGATGAAGCTTCCTTCGCTGCCGCAGATGGTCACTGAGCTTCAGAAGGTCATCAATGATCCGGAGAGTTCCGCCAGCGACGTGGCTGCCGTGGTCAGCCGGGACGCAGGATTGTCAGCTTTCCTGCTCCGGTTGGTGAACAGCGCCTACTACAGTTTTCCTTCCCAGATAGACACGATTTCTCGGGCCGTAACCGTGGTGGGTACCAAACAACTCAGCAACATGGCGCTGGGTGTTGCTGTCATGGATATGTTCGGCGATGCCGGGAAAGGACGTTTTGACATCAAGGCGTTCTGGAAGCACTCCATCGCCGTGGGTATCATCTCCCAGCGACTTGCGGAACGCGCAGGACTCCCGGAACCTGAGCGGTATTTCGTGTGCGGTCTGTTGCATGACCTTGGCCGCGCGGCCCTGTTTACGGCGCGGCCGGTAAAGGCTGCCGTCATCATGCAGTTGGCGTTGGAAAAGGGGATTCCCCTGTATGCCGCGGAAGCTGAGGTGGTCGGCTTTGACCATGCCAAGCTGGGTGGCATGATGCTGCGGAAATGGAACTTTCCCTTCTCCGTTACCATGGGCGTTCTGCATCACCATCTTCCCGAGAAATCGGAGAAGTTCATGGAACCCAACATCGTCCACGTAGCGGACATCATGGCCAAGGCCATAGGTCTTACCGCCACTGCCGAGCAACTGGTTCCTCCTCTCAGTGAGGTGGCATGGAAGCGGATGGGGCTTTCCGCCGCAGATTTGCTTGCCGTGGAGGAAGGACTGGATGCTCTGCTGAACGAGATGTTCAGCGTCCTTCTGCAGTAGCTGTCGTTGTTTTCCGACCCCTGTTGCAGGGGCTTGCCGCTTTTTCCTTTCGCTCTCTTCACGTGTCAAAACTTCCGTTTCATCTTCTGCCCCAGTTCTGCACTTGGCTTGGTTTGTTGTGTCCTTTGTGTCTTTTATTTTAGGTTGTTACAGGCAATTGCAGTCTTGCTTTCATGCGTGGGCAGAGCTGGCTTTCATTCTGGCAAGGGCTTTGCAGAGACAGGGGCATACGACAACAACATGGCGCTGCGGCGTCTGTGATAAGGAGGAAGCCATGCTGTTTTTACTCGGTGGTAACGACAAGAAGTCCCGCAAGGCGGAAGCCCCCCGCACGGAAAATATGGAAGTGGTGAAAGAGTTGTTTATGACGGGACGTTTTCCCGTGGTCACTACGGAATCTGTGGAAGGAAGGGCTCTGGGCAAGGTGCTGGGTCTGGTTGTCTGTCGCGGGTATGACTCGGACGAAGCCTTCTTCGGCATGGCTGCCCGCGCGGTGAACAAGGGCGCGCAGGCCATCATCGGCTACAAGGAAAACGTGGCCTTCCATCCTGACGGAAGTAAATATTTCTGCTGCTACGGCACTGCCGTGCAGTTCGAGAAGCCCAAGAAAGCCATCACGGTCTAATTGGTGCTATTCGGGTATCGTGCTGAATCAGGCAGAGCCGGAGACGTGAAGGAGCTGCACAACTTCTTCTGACGGGTACGCAAGGGTGTCATTAAGATGACATATGCCATCCGTTCCGGTTATCAAATTTGGGAGCTGGCCTCCTGATTCGCAATACGCCGTATGTGGTTTGAACCGTCCCCGCAAGGGGGCGGTTCTTTTGTATTGGCGGCCAGTGGGAGTTTGGGGGGGGCTTGCTGGTTCCGCTTGCTGTAGACGCGCAAGCCAGACCAACAGGTAACGCCAGGGAGATAAAACCTCTCTGAAAAGTCATATCAGGAAAGCAAAAAGGCCGCCCCGGGGGGCGGCCTTTCGTATTGCTATGCCGTTCAGTCTAGGCCCAGCGAGAGGTGGTGAACTGCTCACCGGTCTTGGACACGATGAGTGCTTCACGCCCGGGCAGGCTGTTGACGAACTGCAGGCCCTTGCGGGTCTGCATGATGCTGACTGCGGTAGCCAGCGCGTCTGCTTCCATGACGGTGGGAGCGGTAACGGACACGGATGCCACGTTGTTGGGGCTCTTGCCGGACACGGGGCTGACGAGGTGGGAGTACATACGCTTCTTGTCGTAGAAGACTTCGTACCCGCCGGAGGTGGCAATGGCACCGGTGTTCATGGTGATCACGGTGGGGTAGTTGCCGTTCTTGGCGGGGTCTTCAATGGCGATGGTCCAGGGGGTGCCCTTGGACTTTTCACCCATGGTGCGGATGTCGCCACCGGCGTTGATCATGTGGTTCACGGCACCGTGTGCTGCGAGCACGGCGGAAGCCTTGTCCACGATGTAGCCCTTGGCGATGCCGTCCAGCGTGATGCCCATGCCTTCGCGGTCCAGACGGACGCTGCGACCGGAAAGCTTCAGGTTCTGCTGGCCCACCAGAGACAGTGCATGTTCGAACTCGTCCTTGGTCAGGTCGAGCGCGCCGTTCAGGTTCTGTTTGGTGCGGAACAGGTCCACCACAGGCAGTACCGTCACGTCGAAGGCGTTGTCGGAAAGGCTGCCGAAACGCTTGGAACGATCCATGACCTCGGCGAGTTCGGCGGGAATGCCGGAAACCTTGCCGTCCCTGTTCAGCACGGACACGGGAGAGGAGGCGTCAAAGCGGGAGAACACGGCTTCAAGGCGTTTGATTTCCTCGAAGGCGCGACCCACGGCTTCCTCGCCCAGCTGCTTGGAGGGATGCAGGGCGGAGATGGTGACAATGGTACCCATCATCAGACGGGTCTGGTGCACCGAGTATTCCTTGCCGACGCGGGCAGCTTCGGAAACCACGGGGAGCACGCCGTTGACGGCGGCACCGAGGCCGAGCATGCCGCATGCCTTGAGGAACTGGCGACGATTGGTATTCATGCTCTTCGCTCCTTTAGGCGTTGGCTTGGGGTTGCTGTTCAGGGGCGGCAGCTGCAGCGGCGGCAGCGGCTTCAGCCTTGAGCGTCACGCTGTTGTGGCACATGAGGCGCAGGATGCTACGCGGACATGCGTCCACACAGGCTTCTTCACACTCGGGGCCGTAAGCGAGACAGGCCGCGTGGTCGATCCTGATGTTGCCTTCCGCATTGGAGATGGCCTGAGCAGGACACTTCTTCACGCACTTGCCGCAGTTGATGCAGCCAGCTTCACACACGTTCATGACGTCCTTCATCTTGTCCAGCGTGGAGCAGAAGACCTGAACGCGTGCGCGGCGGGGAATCATTTCCAGAATCTTGTTGGGGCAGACGCCTACGCATGCGCCACAGGCGACGCACTTGTCGGGATCAATCTGCACCAGCCCGTTTTCAAGGTACATGGCGTTGAAGTTACAAACCTTCACGCAGTCCCCGAAACCGAGACAGGAGTACTTACATGCATCGGGGCCGTCTTCCAGCTGTGCGGAAGCCGCACAGGAATCAAGGCCCTGATATTCATATTTTTTCTTAACCTTGCCCTCATCCTTCACGCAGCGGCGGAAGGAAATCTGGGGATCTGCGCTACCGGCAGCCTTTCCGGCAAGCTCGGCAACACGGGCGGATACTTCAGGACCGCCGGCGCAGCACAGGCCCGCGGAAACCGAGGGGTCCTGAATAACGGCTGCGGCGTAGGCATCACAGCCTGCGAATCCGCAACCGCCGCAGTTGGCGCCCGGCAGCGCTTCGGAAACGGCTTCCACTCTGGGGTCTTCTTCCACGTAGAACACGCGGGAAGCCACGGAAAGCACGACCGAGGCGATGAAGCCCAGTGCGAGCAGAGAAAGTACAGATGTCAGCATAATGCTTATCCTTCTGGGTTTGCCCCCTTGGCGGGGGTCAATTACCTCTGGTCCCTGTTTGCCAGTGGACCACCTAGATCATGCCTGCAAACGCCATAAACGACATGGACATAATGCCTGCCAGCACCAGAGCGGCGGGAACGCCTTTCATGGACAGGGGCAGACGGGATATTTCCAGTCGTTCGCGGATGGCTGCGAGCAGAATCAGCGCCAGCATGAAGCCGAGGCCGGTGGCAAAGGAATAGTAGGTGGACGTACCGAGGTCGAAGCCTTCACGCTGTACCACGATGGCCACGCCGAGCACGGCGCAGTTGGTCGTGATGAGCGGCAGGAAGATGCCGAGCGAGCTGTACAGGGGAGGAACGGCCTTCTTCAGGAACATTTCCACCAGCTGAACCAGCGCTGCAATGACCAGAATGAACATGATGGTCTGCAGGTAGTCCAGTCCCAGGGGCAC is drawn from Desulfovibrio mangrovi and contains these coding sequences:
- a CDS encoding sigma-54-dependent transcriptional regulator — protein: MPNILVIDDDRHICETIQSLLARLNFQCRAAHTIADGLKAIQEEAFDVVFLDIRLPDGNGLTALPQIRSTPDAPEVIILTGEGDPDGAELAIQGGVWDFLVKPTPIKQTTLTLKRALQYREEKQSKGSAPVALNLENVIGSSDAMRNCFNLVAQAAMTDANVLLTGETGTGKELTARTVHANSLRRNNRFVVVDCASLTETLVESTLFGHKKGAFTGAQQDQDGLVKVADKGTLFLDEVGEMPLSIQKSFLRFLQERVFRPVGGTQEVKSDFRLISATNKNLDEMVERGEFRKDLLFRLKTMHIELPPLRLRCEDVKPLAMFHVNRLCEQYGVPNKGFSSDFFTMLSNYEWPGNVRELFNVLERAFVASGMESMLYAMHLPQDLRIKIAKANLARGGSPCGGRTDVQPRSDRSEPETPAPIRAGALQGDAAEAAMSEKMDIEACADTLLQGPLPELKDFKNLMERKYIEAIIAQTEGNVQEIVRLSGLSRSHFYALLKKNNISL
- a CDS encoding electron transport complex protein RnfA, whose amino-acid sequence is MEYFLLLISAVFVNNVVLAQYLGQCPYLGCSKEKGVSIGMGAAVIFVMIIATPITWLIQYNVLVPLGLDYLQTIMFILVIAALVQLVEMFLKKAVPPLYSSLGIFLPLITTNCAVLGVAIVVQREGFDLGTSTYYSFATGLGFMLALILLAAIRERLEISRLPLSMKGVPAALVLAGIMSMSFMAFAGMI
- a CDS encoding PAS domain S-box protein, which encodes MTRVRPQRVPAGIAAALAVILLFLSVLAPAPAAAQKIRKNILFLNSYHNGYSWSDNIFTGIKDTLEQSDYAIVLQVEYMDSKKFHYEETVQTLVRLYRDKFMDKRFDAIIVSDNIAYDFILQYGEELFPGVPVIFCGVNDFAPQTIEGRNITGVIESFDVPANLETAMRLHPGMHRMVVIGDQSVTGKAIRTQIEQALPAFKDQLRIEFWDEYNLDQMLNWVRQAGPETFFYFIPMYRDIDGQFYSAQELLQKVRANTNAPLYSNWAFLLGYGIVGGKLLSGEAHGAAAARLALEVLSGTRPQDIPVVKHSDEPWEFDYNELKRMHVSERKLPEGSIVINAPSRFYELNKQVFWTIIVSLVILTVTLVLLVMNVLEKRSVEQKIKDQLSFLRLLMDTIPIPLYSKDKYGRYQECNVAFERFFNVSRAEILNRNEWQLQGLGLSQLHDSVDSVLLREPGVEIYEQTITPASGVLGGLPHNIILHKATNINARKEIAGLVGIIFDFTDRKKAEDSLRAAEEKYRSIFENSPLGIFRIKPDGDLVDINPALAQMAGYDSPQALLQSVPEVPRLFISELKLTDESGTSEEIRTFEKAFTTRDGAPLIANISIRIIRDRLGNVDLLEGFAENVTKRKRAEKARRESERMLQLVLDNIPQLVSWKDRTLRYLGANKSFMNFFGVTETDALIGKTNKDIFPNPDEALTLFDAEAKVMADNNPQYQTRLSISGPNGGEVWLETNRVPLHGDDGEVVGLLTAAEDITQRINLERQLLQSQKMEAIGTLAGGISHDFNNILTSIINSVELALTDIDDDSLTWSDMVRALKAAQRGSQLVKQILTFSRPSLEGFMSTNLNEVLTEASGLIKASMPRNIEIRERLPMFPAITHADPTQIHQVVMNLCTNAFQALREQGGFLELSLDLVRLEDEDAKLLNVMAGNYFMITVADNGPGIPPEILDKIFDPFFTTKGKTEGTGLGLAVVHGIVKAHRGGILVNSKPNQRTAFEIYLPGIEQLEAPDDGPHGTPVAGAGRILFVEDDEDQLDTIPRVLESLGYSVHAAGHPRDALALLRSEPQAWDLIITDFDMPDINGLELAEEAAVIATGVPIILVSGRDVASQGAGAIPAIRSIINKPYNKVTLADAIHRILGKQTAQ
- a CDS encoding HDOD domain-containing protein is translated as MGFSDKPFRNAAEHGVDQATMDRVVSLCDRRFRYAESDHPVSGVLYDMALRWCLRNVSQCIAIPSSRPEQVKDTDHGPVDPLDVLQGEMKLPSLPQMVTELQKVINDPESSASDVAAVVSRDAGLSAFLLRLVNSAYYSFPSQIDTISRAVTVVGTKQLSNMALGVAVMDMFGDAGKGRFDIKAFWKHSIAVGIISQRLAERAGLPEPERYFVCGLLHDLGRAALFTARPVKAAVIMQLALEKGIPLYAAEAEVVGFDHAKLGGMMLRKWNFPFSVTMGVLHHHLPEKSEKFMEPNIVHVADIMAKAIGLTATAEQLVPPLSEVAWKRMGLSAADLLAVEEGLDALLNEMFSVLLQ
- a CDS encoding FAD:protein FMN transferase, which encodes MNTNRRQFLKACGMLGLGAAVNGVLPVVSEAARVGKEYSVHQTRLMMGTIVTISALHPSKQLGEEAVGRAFEEIKRLEAVFSRFDASSPVSVLNRDGKVSGIPAELAEVMDRSKRFGSLSDNAFDVTVLPVVDLFRTKQNLNGALDLTKDEFEHALSLVGQQNLKLSGRSVRLDREGMGITLDGIAKGYIVDKASAVLAAHGAVNHMINAGGDIRTMGEKSKGTPWTIAIEDPAKNGNYPTVITMNTGAIATSGGYEVFYDKKRMYSHLVSPVSGKSPNNVASVSVTAPTVMEADALATAVSIMQTRKGLQFVNSLPGREALIVSKTGEQFTTSRWA
- the rnfB gene encoding RnfABCDGE type electron transport complex subunit B; this encodes MLTSVLSLLALGFIASVVLSVASRVFYVEEDPRVEAVSEALPGANCGGCGFAGCDAYAAAVIQDPSVSAGLCCAGGPEVSARVAELAGKAAGSADPQISFRRCVKDEGKVKKKYEYQGLDSCAASAQLEDGPDACKYSCLGFGDCVKVCNFNAMYLENGLVQIDPDKCVACGACVGVCPNKILEMIPRRARVQVFCSTLDKMKDVMNVCEAGCINCGKCVKKCPAQAISNAEGNIRIDHAACLAYGPECEEACVDACPRSILRLMCHNSVTLKAEAAAAAAAAAPEQQPQANA